The Rouxiella sp. WC2420 region AAACAGCCCGATTAAAACTGTGGCTGACCTCAAAGGACACACGCTGGCGTTCCAGAAAGGTTCCAGCTCCAACAATTTCGTGCTGCGCGCACTGCAAAATGCCGGCCTGAAATACACCGATATCAAACCACAGTATCTGGCACCTTCAGACGCAATGGCCGCATTCCAGCAGCACGACGTCGATGCCTGGGCAATTTGGGACCCGTACTATTCTGCGGCACTGAACCACGGTGACGTTCGCGTCCTGCTTGATGGCAGCACGCTGAACCAGACCGGTTCTTTCTATTTGGCGCCGAAGAAATTTACCGAGGCCCATCCGCAGTTTATTTCGCAAGTCTTGCAGGTGTTGAGTCAGGCGAATGCGCTGATCAAAAGCGAGCCCAAGCAGAGTATTCAACTGTTGGCGAAATCGACTGGTTTGCCAGAAAAAGTCATCGCCACATATTTCTCTCATTTACCTGATGACGAAACAATTCGCCCAGTAGATGCAGAAACAGAAAAACGTCAACAGGCCACGGCCGATTTGTTCTATGCCAATCACCTGCTGCCAAAACCCATCGAGATAAAAGATCGTATCTGGCAGGCGCCTGCGCTGGCCCAGTAAGTTTACTTAATCCATCGACCATGGCGCATAGCGCCGTTGTTTACCCAAATTGAAAGCACACCCACGCGGTGTAAAGA contains the following coding sequences:
- a CDS encoding aliphatic sulfonate ABC transporter substrate-binding protein; this translates as MTIFGSRILATLALTLGLSSVMSVQAQEKDPAEFHIAIQKGSIGLILAQSHHLFEKRFPNTRITWDQFAAGPQILEALNVGSIDFGGTGDLPPLFAQAAGADLLYVGYQPPQPKAEVILVPENSPIKTVADLKGHTLAFQKGSSSNNFVLRALQNAGLKYTDIKPQYLAPSDAMAAFQQHDVDAWAIWDPYYSAALNHGDVRVLLDGSTLNQTGSFYLAPKKFTEAHPQFISQVLQVLSQANALIKSEPKQSIQLLAKSTGLPEKVIATYFSHLPDDETIRPVDAETEKRQQATADLFYANHLLPKPIEIKDRIWQAPALAQ